A section of the Marinoscillum sp. 108 genome encodes:
- a CDS encoding DUF4097 family beta strand repeat-containing protein: MKRVYTLTLLMSLVALAAHAQQYKYTPKGNIAETIVVIQNLYADISIEGVSGNEITIETDEYEGIPEKAKGLKPLSATGPENTGIGLSVVQEGNKITISGASRKADGEYRIKLPKNMMLRADLNSWQSGDFYARGLTNEVEVKSQNGDLIFEDITGPLVAYSLSSDISVRFSSLNQTTPTSISSTSGDLDITLPASSKGNFKLSSVSGEIYTDVDFKFGDEKDLKRWGGGMSANATLNGGGVEVSLKSISGDVYIRKAK; this comes from the coding sequence ATGAAACGAGTTTATACACTTACCCTGCTGATGAGCCTGGTGGCTCTGGCGGCACATGCCCAGCAGTACAAGTACACCCCCAAAGGGAATATTGCGGAAACCATTGTGGTGATACAGAATCTTTATGCAGACATTTCTATAGAGGGTGTGTCCGGCAATGAAATCACCATAGAGACAGATGAGTACGAAGGAATACCTGAGAAAGCCAAAGGCTTGAAACCACTTTCTGCCACGGGCCCTGAAAATACGGGAATTGGTCTGAGCGTGGTGCAGGAGGGAAATAAGATCACCATAAGTGGCGCCAGCAGGAAAGCGGACGGAGAGTACAGGATCAAACTACCTAAAAACATGATGCTCAGGGCTGATCTGAATAGCTGGCAGTCAGGGGATTTTTATGCCAGAGGGTTAACCAACGAGGTGGAGGTAAAAAGTCAAAATGGGGATTTGATCTTTGAGGACATCACAGGCCCGCTGGTTGCCTACTCTTTGAGTTCCGATATTTCAGTACGCTTTTCCTCGCTCAATCAGACCACACCTACATCTATCTCATCTACCAGCGGTGATTTGGACATCACCTTGCCGGCAAGCTCCAAGGGCAACTTCAAACTATCCTCAGTGTCGGGTGAAATATACACGGATGTGGACTTCAAGTTTGGAGATGAAAAAGACCTCAAAAGATGGGGCGGGGGGATGTCTGCCAATGCTACCCTAAATGGTGGTGGAGTAGAGGTTTCTCTCAAGAGCATCAGTGGGGATGTCTACATTCGAAAAGCCAAGTAA
- a CDS encoding HEAT repeat domain-containing protein, whose translation MTHLTDEDLVAYLEGDRSPEREDHLRKCDTCQSRIKEMEELLFLMETTRELDPPASIAWNVAEAIREERNEGSPSRNIPFWQIAAAVALLVVGFAVGQWSVTDHRDEVIALRSQVDLLKEVSMINALQTSTASQRLQVVSRIEEEKSEASDQLVATLMKTLNTDESPNVRYAAAQALARFTDQEQVRLELSKSLEYQSDPLIQIALISILMEAQERNAVRPLKKLLDAEGTSPEVKQQAKVALEILS comes from the coding sequence ATGACACATTTGACAGACGAAGACCTGGTGGCTTATTTGGAAGGTGACCGATCACCTGAAAGGGAAGACCACCTAAGAAAGTGCGATACGTGTCAGAGTCGCATAAAGGAAATGGAAGAGCTCCTGTTTTTAATGGAGACTACAAGGGAGTTAGACCCTCCTGCGTCCATTGCCTGGAATGTGGCAGAGGCCATTCGGGAAGAAAGAAACGAGGGATCACCGTCACGGAACATTCCTTTTTGGCAGATCGCCGCGGCGGTGGCACTGTTGGTTGTGGGTTTTGCGGTGGGACAGTGGTCTGTGACTGATCACAGAGATGAAGTGATTGCCTTGCGTTCGCAGGTGGATCTTTTGAAGGAAGTCTCCATGATCAATGCGCTTCAGACTTCCACAGCGAGTCAGCGCCTACAGGTGGTCAGCCGGATAGAGGAGGAAAAATCCGAAGCGAGTGACCAGTTGGTAGCTACGTTGATGAAAACCCTGAATACCGATGAGAGTCCCAATGTGCGCTATGCGGCGGCACAGGCTCTGGCCCGGTTTACTGATCAGGAGCAGGTACGTCTCGAGTTGTCAAAATCGCTGGAGTATCAGTCGGACCCGCTCATACAGATTGCGCTTATCAGCATTCTCATGGAGGCACAGGAAAGAAATGCTGTCCGGCCACTCAAGAAACTCCTGGACGCCGAGGGGACATCTCCGGAAGTGAAACAACAAGCCAAAGTAGCATTGGAAATACTAAGTTGA
- a CDS encoding RNA polymerase sigma factor, producing the protein MSKESDEQLMLAVQTGALEKLNVLCERYQKRIYNYCLKSVLDADDSADLTQNIFIRVLKYRKSYKAGSNFEFWLFQIARNQVKDHFRKMKVHRDQFQAADVLPDRADDSDEEQREREQRLMQALSLLPEEKRELLVLSKFEGMKYEQIAALKSISVSAVKVQVHRTIKQLKELYFEIKS; encoded by the coding sequence TTGAGTAAGGAAAGTGATGAGCAGCTAATGTTGGCGGTGCAGACCGGGGCGCTGGAGAAGCTCAATGTGCTATGCGAGCGCTATCAAAAGCGGATATATAACTACTGCCTCAAGTCGGTATTGGATGCGGACGACAGTGCCGATCTCACGCAAAACATTTTCATCCGGGTATTGAAGTACAGAAAGTCTTATAAGGCCGGAAGCAATTTCGAATTCTGGCTTTTTCAGATCGCCCGCAACCAGGTGAAGGATCATTTCAGGAAAATGAAAGTTCACCGGGATCAGTTTCAGGCGGCAGATGTGCTGCCAGATCGAGCCGACGATTCGGATGAGGAGCAGCGGGAGAGAGAACAGCGGTTGATGCAGGCTTTGAGCCTACTGCCTGAAGAGAAGAGAGAATTACTGGTGTTGAGCAAATTTGAAGGCATGAAATACGAACAAATCGCGGCCCTGAAATCTATCTCAGTATCAGCGGTGAAAGTGCAGGTGCATCGCACCATCAAGCAATTGAAGGAATTATATTTTGAGATTAAAAGCTGA
- a CDS encoding DoxX family protein — translation MSTIFSEIEHWGDAHRANWLVVLRVALGGFIVFKGAYFALHIDQLQEMSLSVAYLSVGLAHYVLFAHLIGGPLILLGYYTRTASILQLPVLLGAVIFVNAPQGLATVGGNSELWVSVITLFLLIAFSIFGAGKYSLDEMRRKEEMRH, via the coding sequence ATGAGCACTATCTTTTCAGAAATTGAGCATTGGGGCGATGCCCACCGGGCCAACTGGCTGGTTGTTTTGCGGGTGGCATTGGGTGGTTTTATCGTTTTCAAAGGGGCATACTTTGCACTGCACATTGATCAGCTGCAGGAGATGTCATTGAGTGTGGCTTACCTTTCCGTGGGGCTGGCACATTACGTACTTTTTGCACACCTCATCGGTGGGCCATTGATCCTGCTGGGGTACTACACCCGCACAGCCAGTATCCTTCAGTTGCCGGTTTTGCTGGGAGCGGTCATTTTTGTGAATGCTCCTCAGGGGCTGGCCACAGTGGGGGGTAATTCTGAGCTGTGGGTATCAGTGATCACCCTTTTTCTATTGATTGCTTTTAGCATCTTTGGAGCGGGCAAGTACTCGCTGGATGAGATGCGGAGAAAAGAGGAAATGCGACACTGA
- the can gene encoding carbonate dehydratase has translation MEQYYRSLLENNKKWVASKLQEDAAFFDKLAKGQKPPVLWIGCADSRVPANEITGTAPGEVFVHRNIANMVVHTDMNMLSVLDYAVNVLEVKHVIVCGHYGCGGVMAAMGTEEYGIIDNWIRHIKDVYRLHKKELDQITDNKTRTNRFVELNVLEQVKDLHETSIVRNAIKSGKELQVHGWVYDIANGLVKDLEYDSAENQALLFQ, from the coding sequence ATGGAACAATACTATAGGAGTTTATTAGAGAATAATAAGAAATGGGTAGCCTCGAAACTTCAGGAAGACGCGGCGTTTTTTGACAAATTGGCCAAAGGTCAGAAGCCACCGGTGTTGTGGATAGGGTGTGCAGACAGCCGGGTGCCAGCCAATGAAATCACAGGCACGGCGCCCGGGGAAGTTTTTGTACACAGAAACATTGCCAACATGGTAGTACACACAGATATGAATATGCTAAGTGTGCTGGATTATGCCGTGAATGTGCTGGAAGTAAAGCACGTGATTGTGTGTGGTCACTATGGGTGTGGAGGTGTGATGGCAGCCATGGGCACGGAGGAGTATGGAATTATTGACAACTGGATTCGCCACATAAAGGATGTATACAGACTCCATAAAAAAGAACTGGACCAGATCACCGACAACAAAACCAGGACCAACCGATTTGTGGAGTTGAATGTGCTCGAGCAGGTAAAAGATTTACATGAAACATCCATCGTAAGAAATGCCATTAAATCTGGTAAGGAGTTGCAGGTGCATGGCTGGGTATATGACATAGCCAATGGGCTGGTGAAGGATTTGGAATATGATTCAGCCGAAAATCAGGCACTATTGTTTCAATAG
- a CDS encoding SulP family inorganic anion transporter, translating into MNIKQDLFKDLERDMLSGVVVFLVALPLCLGIALASGAPLFSGIISGVIGGLVVSLLSKSQLSVSGPAAGLVVIVLGAIETLGSYEAFLTAIVLAGVFQFLLGQMKAGIVGMYFPSSIIKGMLAAIGLILILKQIPHLVGFDSDAFGEMEFIQKDGSNTISSLFTSFEHLVPGSVTIGLFSLILLVLWERPLIKQNKLLKHIPSGLLVVLCGIAINQFFKFSGSDLVVNSSHMVNIPIIEGLSSLSTVFRTPDLGVLGDVNVYITAATLAIVASLETLLSIEAIDKLDPQKRRTPHNAELKAQGVGNMLCGLVGGLPITAVIVRGSANVDAGARSKKSAFIHGLLLLIFVAFLPHVINEIPLASLAAILIMVGFKLTKPALYRQQYGLGREQFIPFIVTIIAILFTDLLIGILIGMGVGVFYILRANYRVAYHYEEKEQDGRSEIHLRLSEHVSFLNKVGLQLSLDYLPENSQVIIDGSQSKQIDHDALELIHNFKKTALERNINFTLKNVPELNSGY; encoded by the coding sequence ATGAATATTAAACAAGATCTATTTAAAGACCTGGAAAGAGACATGCTGTCCGGCGTGGTGGTTTTTCTGGTAGCGTTACCCCTTTGCCTTGGAATTGCGCTTGCTTCAGGAGCACCATTGTTTTCAGGAATCATATCAGGTGTTATTGGGGGGCTGGTAGTCAGCCTTCTTAGTAAATCCCAACTGAGTGTAAGTGGCCCGGCTGCTGGCCTGGTGGTGATTGTGCTTGGTGCCATTGAGACATTGGGAAGTTATGAAGCATTCTTAACGGCCATTGTGCTGGCCGGAGTTTTTCAGTTCCTACTCGGTCAGATGAAGGCTGGCATTGTAGGAATGTATTTTCCTTCGTCAATTATCAAAGGGATGCTCGCCGCGATTGGGCTCATACTGATTCTAAAACAGATACCACATTTGGTGGGATTTGATTCGGATGCTTTTGGTGAGATGGAGTTTATCCAAAAGGACGGCAGCAACACCATCAGTTCACTCTTTACTTCTTTTGAGCATTTGGTTCCGGGGAGTGTGACCATCGGTCTTTTTTCCTTGATTCTACTGGTGCTCTGGGAGCGTCCTCTTATCAAGCAAAACAAACTGCTCAAACATATACCCAGTGGATTGCTGGTGGTTTTATGCGGGATTGCGATCAATCAATTCTTCAAGTTTTCCGGATCAGATCTGGTTGTCAATAGTAGCCATATGGTGAATATTCCCATTATTGAGGGCTTAAGTTCTTTGAGTACTGTATTCAGGACGCCTGATCTGGGGGTGCTCGGTGATGTGAATGTCTATATCACCGCCGCTACTCTGGCTATTGTGGCCAGCCTGGAAACACTACTCAGCATAGAAGCGATAGATAAGCTGGATCCTCAGAAGCGACGGACGCCGCATAATGCGGAGTTGAAAGCGCAGGGAGTTGGGAATATGCTGTGTGGATTGGTGGGAGGATTGCCGATCACAGCAGTTATTGTGCGGGGTTCTGCCAATGTTGATGCGGGGGCCAGGTCCAAAAAGTCAGCGTTTATTCATGGACTGCTCCTCCTGATCTTTGTGGCGTTTCTGCCCCATGTGATCAACGAAATACCTCTTGCTTCTCTGGCCGCCATTTTGATCATGGTAGGATTCAAACTGACCAAACCGGCGCTGTACAGGCAGCAATACGGGTTGGGGCGCGAGCAGTTCATACCCTTTATAGTGACCATCATTGCCATTCTTTTCACGGACTTGTTGATCGGTATTCTCATCGGCATGGGTGTAGGTGTGTTTTACATACTCAGGGCAAACTATAGGGTGGCCTATCACTATGAGGAAAAGGAGCAAGATGGCCGGTCGGAAATTCACCTAAGGTTGAGTGAGCATGTATCTTTTCTCAACAAGGTGGGGCTGCAACTGTCACTGGATTACCTACCGGAGAACAGTCAGGTGATCATAGATGGCTCACAGTCTAAACAGATAGATCATGATGCCCTGGAGCTGATTCACAATTTCAAAAAAACTGCGCTGGAGCGCAACATCAATTTTACACTTAAGAATGTCCCGGAGTTGAACTCTGGATATTAA
- a CDS encoding YitT family protein, which translates to MDALITMARIPDGNPYKILGAAKMENCFSCICQGLGLILTGMPENHSSLNITVRHYLRQAFLIFIGVMCAVFGLESFLLPNDVLDGGVTGISLLLAIVTDGRPSLFIFLINIPFLALGWIQIGRGFAIKSFASISLLALILYFFDFPVITDDPLLIAIFGGFFLGLGIGFSIRGGAIIDGTEVLAIYLGKKIGFSVGELILIFNIVIFSVAAYLLSMDTALYSIITYFAASRTVDFVLEGFDEYIGVTIISDQHAEVREMILTKLRRGATIYHGSKGFSLQQKEEAKTNILYTVITRLEVSKLEGEIEKIDPGAFLVMSKVKDIRGGMIKKLPLKKLNK; encoded by the coding sequence ATGGACGCCCTAATTACCATGGCTCGTATTCCAGATGGAAATCCTTACAAAATATTGGGCGCAGCTAAAATGGAAAATTGTTTCTCCTGCATATGTCAGGGTTTGGGCTTAATTTTGACGGGTATGCCCGAAAACCATTCCTCTCTCAATATAACTGTACGTCATTACCTCAGACAAGCATTCCTCATATTTATAGGTGTTATGTGTGCTGTTTTTGGACTGGAAAGTTTCCTGCTCCCAAATGATGTGCTCGATGGGGGAGTCACCGGCATCTCGCTTTTACTCGCCATAGTCACTGATGGTCGGCCATCATTATTTATCTTTTTAATCAACATTCCTTTTCTGGCCCTGGGTTGGATCCAGATAGGCCGGGGCTTTGCCATCAAGAGTTTTGCCAGTATCTCACTTCTCGCACTGATCCTCTATTTCTTTGACTTTCCCGTCATTACAGACGATCCATTGCTCATTGCCATATTTGGCGGTTTCTTTCTGGGCCTGGGCATAGGATTCTCTATCCGAGGGGGTGCGATCATAGATGGTACGGAGGTGTTAGCGATTTACCTGGGCAAAAAAATCGGCTTCTCCGTGGGGGAGCTCATTCTGATCTTCAACATTGTGATTTTCTCAGTGGCCGCCTACCTCTTGTCAATGGATACCGCCCTCTATTCCATTATCACCTATTTCGCCGCATCTCGCACGGTGGATTTTGTGCTGGAGGGCTTTGATGAATACATTGGTGTAACGATCATCTCGGATCAGCATGCGGAGGTCCGCGAAATGATTTTGACCAAGCTCAGACGGGGTGCTACCATTTATCATGGAAGTAAGGGCTTCAGTCTGCAGCAGAAAGAAGAAGCCAAAACCAACATTCTCTATACCGTAATCACTCGCCTGGAGGTCTCCAAGCTAGAGGGTGAGATAGAAAAAATAGACCCGGGGGCCTTTTTGGTGATGTCCAAAGTAAAGGACATTCGGGGTGGTATGATTAAGAAACTCCCCCTCAAAAAACTCAATAAGTAA
- a CDS encoding glycoside hydrolase family 5 protein, translating into MRLLICTLFLVVNSALAQQPLERITVNGNQFVNESGKKVVLRGYNASDPDNLIKQGQWGRAYFQEMKAWGSNVVRFPIHPRAWRERGESAYLTLLDSGIRWAAEQSMYVILDWHSIGNLKSGLFFRPGYETTLKETFSFWQTIARKYGDNPTVAFYELFNEPTTNNGQLGVCSWDEWKAINEEMITIIRACGGQGIPLVAGFNWAYDLSAAFERPIEAVGIGYVSHPYPQKRNQPWESQWTMDWGRMKEKYPVILTEIGFSGAEERGAHVPVISDERYGEAITRYCDEKDISYVVWVFDARWAPSLFSDWEYKELTRHGKFFKTKLNTYQYD; encoded by the coding sequence ATGAGACTTTTGATTTGCACATTGTTTTTGGTGGTTAACAGCGCCTTGGCACAACAACCCCTGGAAAGAATTACGGTCAATGGAAATCAATTTGTCAATGAGTCCGGCAAAAAGGTAGTCCTTCGAGGGTATAATGCCAGCGACCCGGATAACCTGATAAAACAAGGACAATGGGGACGAGCCTATTTTCAGGAAATGAAAGCATGGGGCTCCAATGTAGTGCGCTTCCCCATACACCCAAGAGCATGGAGGGAAAGAGGTGAGTCTGCATACCTAACATTGCTGGATAGTGGTATCCGATGGGCAGCAGAGCAAAGTATGTATGTGATTCTCGACTGGCACAGCATCGGCAATCTCAAGTCTGGGCTCTTTTTCAGACCCGGATATGAAACCACGCTTAAAGAAACCTTTTCCTTTTGGCAAACCATCGCCAGGAAATATGGGGACAATCCAACAGTCGCCTTTTATGAGCTCTTCAATGAACCCACGACCAACAATGGACAGCTCGGGGTCTGCTCATGGGACGAGTGGAAGGCCATCAACGAAGAAATGATTACCATCATCAGGGCCTGTGGGGGTCAGGGCATCCCGCTGGTAGCCGGGTTTAACTGGGCTTACGATTTATCCGCTGCTTTTGAGCGTCCCATTGAGGCGGTAGGGATCGGCTATGTGAGTCATCCCTACCCTCAAAAGCGAAACCAGCCCTGGGAAAGCCAGTGGACCATGGACTGGGGCCGGATGAAAGAAAAATATCCTGTCATTCTAACAGAAATCGGCTTTTCGGGAGCAGAAGAAAGAGGCGCTCATGTGCCCGTAATCAGTGATGAGCGCTATGGAGAAGCCATCACTAGATACTGCGATGAAAAAGACATCTCTTATGTGGTCTGGGTTTTTGATGCTCGCTGGGCCCCGAGCTTATTCAGTGACTGGGAATACAAAGAGCTCACCCGCCATGGAAAATTCTTCAAAACCAAGCTAAACACGTATCAGTACGACTAA
- a CDS encoding secondary thiamine-phosphate synthase enzyme YjbQ, with protein MKTFQQTIHLQPFSRGFHLITRDVLNAIPEIRELKTGMLQVFIQHTSASLTINENADPTVRMDFESHFNQMVPENAPYYQHNYEGPDDMPAHIKASLLGPSVLIPITNGRLNLGTWQGIYLCEHRDYGGSRHLVLTAWGA; from the coding sequence ATGAAGACTTTCCAGCAGACGATTCACTTGCAGCCGTTCAGTCGTGGTTTTCATTTGATAACACGCGATGTATTGAATGCTATACCTGAAATCAGGGAACTGAAAACAGGAATGCTTCAGGTTTTTATTCAGCATACCTCGGCTTCACTCACCATCAATGAAAATGCGGATCCAACAGTGAGAATGGATTTTGAGAGTCATTTCAACCAAATGGTACCGGAAAATGCGCCTTACTATCAACACAACTATGAAGGCCCGGACGACATGCCGGCACACATCAAAGCAAGCCTTTTGGGCCCATCGGTGCTAATCCCCATCACCAATGGAAGACTGAATCTCGGTACCTGGCAGGGAATTTACCTATGTGAGCACAGAGATTATGGTGGCTCGCGTCATTTGGTGCTCACTGCATGGGGTGCATGA
- a CDS encoding right-handed parallel beta-helix repeat-containing protein yields the protein MKNFLPLLFILLTGILACEPEEEKITTSLDVKLAFSTDTVLFDTLLTERLSVTKRLRIYNPNDKAVKIHDIRLGKGRASDYSMIVNGQSGTTIKDQVLFGGDSLLILVSVEIDQQNKDLPYLVKDSITVSWGKYLANVKLVAYGQDANFVNSRLICDEVWTADRPYVIYNFALLDSLCTLTVQPGTKIYLDNGASFFVQGSLKILGDSGRHVTIRNTRFDPDYLEAPGQWGGIYFLEGSKDNEIRYADIENGEIGLRVGTPDDDEKYDLEISHTTIRHMSVAGILAFSSDVYAYNTLIHNAGGFLVGNLAGGNYKYEHCTFTNVPSFFISDDPMIQFSDNVILADDDVLVGDLSVEITNSILWGEGVNQLFVGDGGGATVVTKIQSNIIKSKEDWPDNYVSQERNYPGFKDPFTFNYQLDSLAFARDKGVNISISDDITGHLRDSKPDIGAFERIDPK from the coding sequence ATGAAAAATTTTTTACCTCTCTTATTTATTCTATTGACAGGAATACTGGCTTGCGAACCGGAAGAAGAGAAAATCACTACTTCTTTAGATGTAAAGTTGGCGTTTAGCACAGACACCGTCCTTTTTGACACGCTCCTGACAGAGCGCCTGAGTGTGACCAAGCGCCTGAGAATTTACAACCCCAATGATAAGGCAGTAAAAATTCATGATATCAGGCTGGGAAAAGGTAGGGCCTCTGACTATTCCATGATTGTCAACGGCCAATCAGGGACCACCATCAAAGATCAGGTACTTTTTGGAGGTGATAGCCTGCTGATATTAGTAAGTGTGGAAATAGATCAGCAAAACAAAGACTTGCCTTATCTGGTCAAGGACTCCATCACCGTCTCATGGGGCAAGTACCTGGCTAATGTCAAGCTGGTGGCCTATGGTCAGGACGCCAACTTTGTGAATAGCCGCCTGATTTGTGATGAAGTGTGGACGGCAGACAGGCCTTATGTTATTTACAATTTTGCTTTGCTAGACAGCCTGTGTACCCTCACCGTTCAGCCGGGCACCAAAATTTATCTTGACAATGGGGCTTCATTTTTTGTACAAGGGAGCCTCAAAATTCTTGGAGATTCTGGCAGGCATGTTACCATTAGGAACACCCGGTTCGATCCGGACTATCTGGAAGCCCCCGGTCAATGGGGCGGCATTTACTTTTTGGAGGGTAGCAAAGACAATGAAATCAGGTATGCAGATATAGAAAATGGTGAAATAGGCTTGCGGGTTGGCACTCCAGACGATGACGAAAAGTATGATCTGGAGATTTCCCATACCACCATTCGTCATATGTCGGTGGCTGGTATCCTGGCATTTTCTTCGGATGTTTATGCTTACAATACACTCATTCACAATGCCGGAGGCTTTCTCGTCGGTAATCTGGCGGGAGGAAATTATAAATATGAGCATTGTACATTTACCAATGTGCCTAGTTTTTTCATCTCGGATGATCCCATGATCCAGTTTTCTGATAATGTGATTCTGGCGGATGATGACGTGCTGGTCGGTGACCTGTCTGTAGAAATTACCAACTCCATTTTGTGGGGGGAAGGGGTCAATCAACTTTTTGTAGGAGATGGAGGCGGAGCCACGGTGGTCACCAAGATTCAGTCGAATATTATCAAATCCAAAGAAGATTGGCCAGATAACTACGTGTCTCAGGAGCGAAACTATCCTGGCTTCAAAGATCCATTTACGTTTAATTACCAGTTGGATTCATTGGCTTTTGCCAGAGACAAGGGTGTTAATATTAGTATATCGGATGACATCACGGGTCATCTTCGCGACAGCAAACCAGACATAGGGGCGTTTGAAAGAATTGATCCAAAATGA
- the prfA gene encoding peptide chain release factor 1 has product MIDKLEAIKKRFEEVSQLIVQPDAMADMGNYAKLNKEYSDLGKVVKKYDEYTHLLANLKSAKEVLETEKDEEFREMAKMELDELAPKRDELEEELKMMLIPKDPNDSKNVILEIRAGTGGDEAAIFAGDLFKMYEQFAADQGWKFSVMSLTEGTAGGFKEIVTSVEGEDVYAKLKFESGAHRVQRVPQTESQGRVHTSAATVAVLPEAEEVDVELNMGDIRKDTFRASGAGGQHINKTESAVRLTHAPSGLVVECQDGRSQHANYDKALKVLRSRLYEIELKKHNDAISSQRKTMVGSGDRSDKIRTYNYPQGRVTDHRINHTVYNLPTIMSGEIGEFIEKLRIAENSELLKAEGQE; this is encoded by the coding sequence ATGATTGATAAACTTGAAGCAATCAAGAAAAGGTTTGAGGAGGTAAGTCAGCTGATTGTGCAGCCAGATGCGATGGCTGATATGGGTAATTATGCCAAGTTGAATAAAGAATATAGTGACCTGGGGAAGGTGGTGAAGAAATATGACGAGTACACTCATCTGTTGGCTAACCTCAAAAGTGCCAAGGAGGTGCTCGAAACGGAAAAGGATGAGGAGTTTCGGGAAATGGCCAAAATGGAGTTGGATGAGCTGGCGCCCAAAAGGGACGAACTTGAGGAAGAGTTGAAAATGATGCTCATCCCTAAAGATCCGAATGACAGTAAAAATGTGATTTTGGAAATACGTGCCGGTACTGGCGGGGACGAGGCAGCCATCTTTGCCGGAGACCTTTTTAAAATGTACGAGCAGTTTGCGGCGGATCAGGGTTGGAAGTTTTCAGTAATGAGTCTTACCGAGGGCACGGCAGGCGGTTTTAAGGAAATTGTGACCAGTGTGGAGGGAGAAGATGTCTACGCCAAGTTAAAATTCGAATCGGGTGCTCACCGGGTGCAGCGTGTACCTCAGACAGAATCTCAGGGGAGAGTGCATACCTCGGCTGCTACAGTGGCGGTGCTGCCAGAAGCCGAAGAGGTGGATGTGGAGTTGAACATGGGCGACATCAGAAAAGATACCTTTAGGGCTTCGGGAGCAGGAGGTCAGCACATCAACAAAACAGAATCTGCCGTTCGTCTGACGCACGCACCGTCTGGTTTGGTGGTGGAGTGCCAGGACGGCCGCTCTCAGCATGCCAACTATGACAAGGCTTTGAAAGTACTGCGGTCAAGGCTCTATGAAATAGAACTTAAAAAACACAATGACGCCATTAGTTCTCAGCGAAAAACCATGGTGGGCTCCGGAGATCGATCTGATAAAATCAGAACGTATAACTATCCGCAAGGGCGGGTGACAGATCATCGAATCAACCACACGGTCTACAATTTGCCCACAATTATGAGTGGAGAAATAGGTGAGTTTATTGAGAAACTTAGAATAGCGGAAAACTCAGAGTTACTAAAAGCTGAGGGTCAGGAATAA
- a CDS encoding DUF3365 domain-containing protein, whose amino-acid sequence MRPTKNTLILVFGFLCIYSCTPKKPVDREGFRQEKAARELKRIVPADLMLKGEELGEEILSATANAYLNTLKRAIVENGISGAIDFCQLSASGIAAGLQDSLGVTISRVTDKPRNPGNMLSESDKAIWEAYAYVPENLDGQIQEYDAESLIYTKPITIGSTLCLNCHGQVGSDITPENYSLIKSRYPNDEAVNYEVGNFRGMWRIIIPKKAIVSKL is encoded by the coding sequence ATGCGACCTACTAAAAACACCTTGATTCTAGTGTTTGGTTTCCTCTGCATCTACTCCTGCACACCCAAGAAACCAGTGGATAGAGAAGGCTTTCGTCAGGAAAAAGCCGCCCGCGAGTTAAAACGGATTGTCCCTGCAGATCTGATGCTCAAAGGTGAGGAACTCGGAGAAGAAATATTGTCGGCCACAGCAAATGCCTACCTCAATACACTCAAGCGTGCGATTGTGGAAAATGGGATCAGTGGCGCTATTGACTTCTGCCAACTGAGTGCTTCGGGCATTGCCGCCGGTCTGCAGGATAGCCTGGGAGTAACCATAAGCCGTGTGACCGATAAGCCCAGAAACCCGGGCAACATGCTTTCGGAATCAGACAAAGCCATCTGGGAAGCTTATGCCTATGTGCCGGAGAATCTGGATGGACAGATTCAGGAATATGATGCGGAAAGCCTTATTTACACCAAGCCCATAACGATTGGCTCCACGCTGTGTCTCAACTGTCATGGGCAAGTTGGCTCCGATATTACACCAGAGAATTACAGTCTGATCAAATCCCGATACCCCAACGACGAGGCTGTCAATTATGAGGTGGGGAATTTCAGAGGCATGTGGCGCATCATCATTCCCAAAAAAGCAATAGTCAGTAAGTTGTAG
- a CDS encoding Kazal-type serine protease inhibitor domain-containing protein, which translates to MKLAFFFLALAAGCTRTSEVCIDEDKINEQAICTMDYNPVCGCDGQTYSNACHAESRGLISYDPGACE; encoded by the coding sequence ATGAAATTAGCTTTCTTTTTTCTTGCCCTGGCGGCAGGCTGCACCCGTACCTCCGAGGTGTGTATAGATGAAGACAAAATCAATGAGCAAGCCATTTGTACCATGGATTATAATCCTGTGTGCGGCTGTGATGGGCAAACTTACAGCAATGCCTGCCACGCCGAATCGCGCGGCCTGATCAGCTATGACCCAGGTGCCTGCGAATAA